Proteins from a genomic interval of Mycobacterium conspicuum:
- a CDS encoding SDR family NAD(P)-dependent oxidoreductase, which yields MGDLRFDEQVAVITGAGGGLGKQYALLLAARGARVVVNDTGGSVTGDGSSVQAASVVAEEIRRQGGAAIPDGHSVARPEGAAAIVDAALDAWGRVDIVINNAGIVRDAPFEDMTPELFEPLLDVHLRGAFHVTRPAWKVMREQGYGRIVNTSSAAGILGAEGMSNYGSAKTGLIGLTRVLAAEGAGHGIKVNAIAPIAYTRMLAHSVDTTGKPDDPSAQAVLDELVGQYLQKLEPARVAPVAAFLAHRDCPVSGEIYTVGAGHVARFFIGRTRGFYSPALSLEEVRDHLDEIRDEAGYTVPGGPADEMSQLFATIMSS from the coding sequence ATGGGTGACTTGCGGTTTGACGAGCAGGTTGCCGTGATCACCGGTGCCGGCGGCGGTTTGGGCAAGCAGTACGCGTTGCTGCTTGCCGCGCGCGGGGCGCGCGTCGTGGTCAACGACACCGGCGGATCGGTGACCGGAGACGGCTCGAGCGTGCAGGCCGCCAGCGTGGTGGCTGAGGAGATCCGCCGGCAGGGCGGTGCGGCCATCCCCGATGGGCACAGCGTGGCCAGACCCGAGGGCGCAGCGGCGATCGTCGACGCCGCCCTTGACGCCTGGGGCCGAGTGGACATCGTGATCAACAACGCCGGAATCGTCCGCGACGCGCCCTTTGAAGACATGACCCCCGAGTTGTTCGAACCGCTGCTGGACGTGCACCTGAGGGGCGCGTTTCACGTGACGCGACCGGCCTGGAAAGTCATGCGCGAGCAAGGGTACGGCCGGATCGTCAACACCTCCTCGGCCGCGGGAATCCTGGGCGCCGAGGGCATGAGCAATTACGGGTCGGCAAAGACCGGGTTGATCGGGTTGACCCGGGTGCTGGCCGCCGAAGGGGCCGGCCACGGCATCAAGGTCAACGCCATCGCCCCGATCGCCTACACCCGGATGCTGGCGCACTCGGTGGACACCACCGGTAAGCCGGACGACCCGTCGGCGCAGGCGGTGCTGGATGAGCTTGTGGGCCAATACCTTCAGAAGCTGGAGCCGGCACGAGTCGCTCCGGTGGCGGCGTTTCTCGCCCATCGGGATTGCCCCGTTTCCGGGGAGATCTACACCGTGGGGGCCGGGCATGTCGCCCGCTTCTTCATCGGACGCACGCGGGGCTTCTACAGTCCGGCGCTATCCCTCGAGGAGGTGCGCGATCACCTCGACGAGATCCGCGACGAGGCCGGCTACACCGTGCCCGGCGGACCCGCCGACGAGATGAGCCAGCTGTTCGCGACCATCATGAGCAGTTGA
- a CDS encoding cytochrome P450, protein MSTTSKLRPDADLPVLPAPRDARCPLAPPPQFADWREEPGLRRAMFQGNPIWVVSRYQDIRAALVDARLSAKTIPDSTMPRDAENKIPVMFARTDDPEHQRLRRMMASNFTFRRCESMRPHIQDMVDHYLDQMISSGAPADLVREFALPVPSMVIALLLGVPPEDLGLFQHNTTVGLDHRCTDEERGQAFGAMYAYIEELVQRKEREPGDDLISRLLTEYVATGQLDHATTSMNAVIMMQAGHETTANMIALGTVVLLEHPEVFERLGQTDDHAVIANIVEELMRYLTIVHSQVDRVATEDLTIGGQLVRAGEFVMMSLLAGNWDPEFVDHPESFDIDRNTRGHLGFGYGVHQCIGANLARVEMQVAFATLARRLPGLKLAVAPDELQFKQANIYGMKELPVSW, encoded by the coding sequence ATGTCAACAACTTCCAAACTTCGCCCCGACGCCGACCTTCCGGTGCTCCCCGCCCCGCGGGATGCGCGTTGCCCCCTCGCGCCGCCGCCGCAGTTCGCGGACTGGCGAGAGGAGCCCGGGCTGCGACGGGCGATGTTTCAGGGCAACCCGATCTGGGTGGTCAGCCGCTACCAGGACATCAGGGCGGCACTGGTAGATGCGCGATTGTCGGCCAAGACCATTCCGGATTCCACCATGCCGAGGGACGCTGAGAACAAAATCCCGGTGATGTTCGCACGCACCGATGATCCCGAGCATCAGCGCTTGCGCCGAATGATGGCCAGCAACTTCACTTTCCGGCGTTGCGAATCGATGCGGCCGCACATTCAGGACATGGTCGATCACTATCTGGACCAAATGATCTCCAGCGGGGCGCCGGCCGACCTGGTGCGGGAATTCGCCTTGCCGGTGCCGTCGATGGTTATCGCGCTATTGCTCGGGGTGCCGCCGGAAGATTTGGGCCTCTTCCAGCACAACACCACCGTGGGGTTGGACCACAGGTGCACCGACGAGGAGAGGGGGCAAGCTTTCGGTGCGATGTATGCCTACATCGAGGAGTTGGTGCAGCGCAAAGAACGCGAACCCGGCGACGACCTGATCAGCCGCCTGCTCACCGAGTACGTGGCGACGGGCCAACTCGACCATGCCACCACCTCCATGAACGCGGTCATCATGATGCAGGCCGGCCACGAGACCACCGCCAACATGATTGCATTGGGAACCGTTGTGCTGCTGGAACATCCGGAGGTGTTCGAGCGGTTGGGGCAGACCGACGATCACGCCGTCATCGCCAACATCGTCGAAGAACTGATGCGTTACCTGACCATCGTGCACAGCCAGGTCGATCGCGTCGCGACCGAAGACCTGACCATCGGTGGCCAGCTGGTCCGCGCGGGCGAGTTCGTCATGATGAGCCTGCTCGCCGGAAACTGGGACCCCGAATTCGTCGATCACCCGGAAAGCTTTGACATCGATCGAAATACGCGCGGGCACTTGGGTTTTGGCTACGGTGTGCACCAATGCATCGGAGCGAATCTGGCTCGAGTCGAGATGCAGGTCGCGTTCGCCACGTTGGCGCGTCGTCTGCCCGGGCTGAAATTGGCGGTGGCGCCGGACGAGTTGCAGTTCAAACAGGCCAACATCTATGGCATGAAAGAACTTCCGGTGAGCTGGTGA
- a CDS encoding TetR/AcrR family transcriptional regulator has translation MTAVEDRRLRADAARNVERILRAARDVYGELGPDAPVEAVARRAGVGERTLYRRFPAKADLVRAALDQSIAEDLTPAIAGARRTADPLRGLTELIEAAISLGAREQNLMLAAQRAGALTADISDSLDEALNELVHRGQQDGVVRPDLVGEDILRIIAMLYSVLATMELNSDGWRRYVVLMLDAISTNERQPLPPVAAYHALEPNDWPL, from the coding sequence GTGACAGCGGTGGAAGACCGTCGGCTGCGAGCGGACGCGGCCCGCAACGTCGAGCGCATCCTGCGCGCGGCGCGGGACGTGTATGGCGAGCTGGGGCCCGATGCGCCGGTCGAGGCTGTCGCGCGTCGTGCCGGCGTCGGCGAGCGAACCCTCTACCGCAGGTTTCCGGCGAAAGCCGACCTGGTCCGGGCCGCACTCGATCAGAGCATCGCCGAAGACCTGACACCGGCGATCGCTGGAGCCCGCCGTACCGCCGATCCGCTGCGTGGTCTCACCGAACTGATCGAAGCCGCGATATCGCTGGGCGCCCGTGAGCAAAATTTGATGCTCGCCGCGCAACGGGCAGGTGCGCTGACCGCCGACATCTCGGATTCGTTGGACGAGGCGCTCAACGAGCTTGTCCATCGAGGCCAGCAGGACGGTGTCGTCCGCCCCGATCTGGTGGGCGAAGACATCCTGCGCATCATCGCGATGCTCTACAGCGTGCTCGCCACGATGGAGCTGAATAGTGATGGCTGGCGGCGCTACGTCGTCCTGATGCTCGATGCGATATCGACCAACGAGCGGCAACCCCTGCCCCCAGTCGCCGCTTATCACGCGCTCGAGCCAAACGACTGGCCCTTATGA
- a CDS encoding isomerase: MKPYKIDPSVLHKVAKDVVGLPLEGGELLARTVTLLAGEYPDLIDPTPGRWVGSKAGGILGKVRFLYFSPREYVVIFGSPTGTQGFSGRYKHVEIHKFLLAGRIDSYDLESDEALPLAPLLPGGHACLERGNARGLTIHAGSWHIEYGRGAVVTTLPFAMVDTLLVSLELESVLRSAVEFTKLIRRRLRR, encoded by the coding sequence ATGAAGCCGTACAAGATCGACCCGAGCGTGCTGCACAAGGTCGCCAAGGACGTTGTCGGTCTGCCACTGGAAGGTGGTGAGCTGCTAGCGCGCACTGTGACTCTGCTTGCCGGCGAATATCCCGACCTTATCGACCCGACGCCAGGACGTTGGGTTGGTAGCAAGGCAGGCGGCATCCTCGGCAAGGTGCGCTTTCTCTATTTCAGCCCCCGCGAGTACGTCGTCATTTTCGGATCGCCAACTGGAACACAAGGCTTTTCGGGCCGGTACAAACATGTAGAAATCCATAAGTTCCTGCTTGCTGGCCGGATTGACTCGTACGATCTGGAGTCCGACGAGGCACTGCCGTTGGCGCCCCTGTTGCCCGGCGGCCACGCCTGCCTCGAGAGAGGCAACGCAAGGGGGCTCACAATCCACGCCGGTTCCTGGCACATCGAGTACGGCCGGGGCGCGGTGGTCACCACACTGCCCTTCGCAATGGTCGACACGCTGCTCGTATCGCTGGAGCTGGAATCCGTCCTCCGCTCGGCAGTCGAGTTCACGAAACTGATTCGGCGACGACTCCGCCGCTGA
- a CDS encoding NAD(P)H-dependent amine dehydrogenase family protein, which yields MANTPLRIVQWTTGNVGRRSVRAISTNPRMQLVGCYAWSPDKIGCDVGELSGISRLGVTASDDVDMLLALKPDCVVYNPMWPNTDELVRILSSGANVVSTASFITGDHLGGDDKERIEAACQRGGATIFGGGINPGFAQLLAVVSTLVCDRVDKITVTESGDSTLYDSPATELPVGFGKPIDHPGLQEMTAAGTSVFKDAVGYLAEALGVTLDHIRCEAEYAQTTEPLDLPGNWRIEKGCVAGVDLRWKGLIGDREVIEIRMRWRKGQTLDPDWRFDRMGYEIEIAGQPTVKTALDILPPPDFPAETLADFMVLGMIITAMPPLHAIPAVVAAAPGIATYNDLPLTLPRGIALGG from the coding sequence ATGGCGAACACACCTCTGCGAATCGTGCAGTGGACTACCGGAAACGTCGGTCGGCGATCGGTGCGCGCGATCTCGACCAACCCGCGGATGCAGCTGGTCGGCTGTTACGCATGGTCGCCCGACAAGATCGGCTGTGACGTTGGCGAGCTGAGCGGAATTTCTCGCCTTGGTGTGACTGCGAGCGACGACGTGGACATGCTCTTGGCTTTGAAACCCGATTGCGTGGTCTACAACCCGATGTGGCCCAATACCGACGAGCTCGTGCGCATCCTGTCTTCGGGTGCAAACGTGGTCAGTACGGCGTCGTTCATCACCGGTGACCACCTCGGCGGCGACGACAAAGAGCGGATCGAAGCCGCCTGCCAACGTGGCGGCGCCACGATCTTCGGGGGCGGGATCAATCCGGGTTTCGCGCAGCTGCTCGCTGTGGTGTCGACGTTGGTGTGCGATCGCGTCGACAAGATCACGGTCACCGAGTCCGGCGACAGCACTCTTTATGACTCCCCAGCGACTGAGCTTCCTGTCGGGTTCGGCAAACCGATTGATCACCCCGGCCTGCAAGAGATGACCGCCGCCGGGACCTCTGTGTTTAAAGATGCCGTTGGGTATCTGGCTGAGGCGCTCGGTGTCACCCTTGACCACATTCGCTGCGAAGCCGAATATGCACAGACGACCGAGCCGCTCGACCTGCCCGGCAACTGGCGGATCGAAAAGGGCTGCGTCGCAGGAGTCGACCTGCGCTGGAAGGGCCTCATCGGCGATCGTGAGGTCATTGAGATCCGGATGCGGTGGCGCAAAGGTCAGACTCTGGATCCCGATTGGCGATTCGACCGCATGGGCTACGAGATCGAGATCGCGGGTCAGCCAACCGTGAAGACCGCTCTGGATATTCTTCCGCCGCCAGACTTTCCGGCCGAGACCTTGGCTGACTTCATGGTTCTTGGGATGATCATCACCGCGATGCCGCCGCTGCATGCTATTCCCGCAGTGGTGGCCGCGGCACCCGGTATCGCTACCTATAACGACCTACCGTTGACACTGCCGAGGGGTATCGCGCTCGGTGGGTAG
- a CDS encoding mycofactocin-coupled SDR family oxidoreductase, protein MTAAPSGRVAGKRVLITGAARGLGRSHALRLAEEGADLILVDICQSLPQLDYPLATEEDLAQTVRLVTELGRRCVSRVVDVRDDVALRSAVDDGVSELGGLDAAVANAGVLTSGPWDRTTLEQWRMVVDIDLIGVWNTCAAAIPHLLEQGGGSLVNISSAGAIKGFPLQLPYTAAKYGVVGLTLGLANELAAQNVRVNAVLPTGCHTGMIPPSFGVALGEERPDLIPIFVNAMPTPAVEPADVSNAVLFLISDESRWVTGLQFKVDAGVTIN, encoded by the coding sequence GTGACAGCAGCCCCTTCGGGACGCGTCGCAGGTAAACGTGTCCTCATCACCGGCGCCGCCCGCGGTTTGGGCCGCAGCCACGCACTACGGCTCGCCGAGGAAGGCGCGGATCTCATCCTGGTCGACATCTGTCAATCCCTGCCGCAGCTCGACTACCCGTTGGCGACCGAGGAGGACCTCGCCCAGACCGTACGACTGGTCACCGAACTTGGCCGTCGCTGCGTGAGCCGCGTCGTCGACGTCCGCGACGACGTTGCGTTGCGCTCCGCCGTCGATGACGGCGTCAGCGAGCTGGGCGGTCTGGACGCAGCGGTCGCCAATGCCGGGGTCCTGACGTCGGGGCCTTGGGACAGAACAACACTCGAGCAGTGGCGCATGGTGGTCGACATCGACCTCATCGGCGTGTGGAACACCTGCGCGGCCGCGATACCGCACCTACTGGAGCAGGGCGGCGGCAGTCTCGTCAACATCAGCTCCGCGGGCGCCATAAAGGGCTTTCCGCTACAGCTGCCTTACACGGCCGCCAAGTACGGCGTTGTGGGTCTAACGCTGGGATTGGCCAACGAACTGGCCGCCCAGAATGTGCGGGTGAATGCCGTGCTTCCCACCGGTTGCCATACCGGCATGATCCCCCCGTCGTTCGGCGTCGCTCTGGGCGAGGAACGGCCCGACCTGATTCCGATCTTCGTCAACGCGATGCCCACGCCGGCAGTGGAACCCGCCGACGTGAGCAACGCGGTGCTGTTCCTGATTTCCGATGAGTCCCGATGGGTGACGGGACTGCAGTTCAAGGTCGACGCGGGGGTGACCATCAACTGA
- a CDS encoding NAD(P)H-dependent amine dehydrogenase family protein: MRRVIQFSTGNVGRHSLRAIIGRPDFELVGVHAASADKVGQDAAQLCGLDEPTGVIATDDIDALVALGADCVVYTSQGETRPMEAIDQMSAFLRAGTNVVGTSMVWLVTPHHADDWLRAPLVQACEAGNSSLYINGIDPGFSGDTLVHSAVSLTTRVSSVTVQEIFDYGNYDDAEFTGAAMGFGTTENDDTAMMFLPGVIVSMWGGQVRSLADNLDIKLDEVRQRIERWFTPERIECTMMTVEPGQMAAVRFATEGVLDGKPVITLEHVTRLTTAAAPDWDFPPEGHTGVHRVVVEGDPRVEINTHVSHPTLDSTDAGCISTAGRAVNAIDWVCRAPRGLIAVEDIPLSATMRGLVW, from the coding sequence ATGCGCAGAGTAATCCAGTTCTCCACCGGCAATGTGGGTCGGCATTCGCTACGAGCCATCATCGGTCGACCCGACTTCGAACTGGTCGGGGTACACGCGGCCAGTGCCGACAAGGTCGGCCAGGACGCAGCGCAGCTGTGCGGGCTGGACGAGCCCACCGGCGTGATCGCCACCGACGACATCGACGCCCTGGTGGCCCTCGGCGCCGATTGCGTTGTCTATACCTCGCAAGGCGAGACGCGACCGATGGAGGCCATCGATCAGATGTCCGCATTTCTGCGGGCGGGAACCAATGTTGTCGGTACATCGATGGTCTGGCTGGTCACTCCGCACCATGCCGACGATTGGCTGCGAGCGCCACTGGTGCAGGCCTGCGAGGCGGGGAATTCTTCTCTCTACATCAACGGCATCGACCCTGGTTTTTCCGGTGACACCCTGGTGCATTCTGCTGTGAGCCTGACCACCCGCGTCTCCTCTGTCACCGTGCAGGAAATCTTCGACTACGGAAACTATGACGATGCCGAATTCACCGGTGCAGCAATGGGATTCGGCACAACTGAGAACGACGATACAGCGATGATGTTCCTGCCCGGGGTGATCGTGTCGATGTGGGGCGGCCAGGTGCGTAGTCTGGCCGACAACCTCGACATCAAGCTCGACGAGGTGCGCCAGCGCATCGAACGCTGGTTCACCCCAGAACGCATCGAGTGCACGATGATGACGGTGGAGCCCGGACAGATGGCCGCGGTGCGGTTCGCCACCGAGGGGGTTCTCGACGGGAAGCCAGTGATCACACTCGAGCACGTCACCCGGCTGACTACTGCCGCCGCGCCGGACTGGGATTTCCCGCCGGAAGGCCACACTGGCGTCCACCGTGTTGTCGTGGAAGGCGACCCGCGGGTCGAGATCAACACGCACGTTTCTCATCCGACTCTCGATTCCACTGACGCCGGGTGCATCTCGACGGCCGGCCGGGCGGTGAATGCCATCGATTGGGTGTGCCGCGCGCCCCGGGGCCTGATCGCCGTGGAGGATATTCCCCTGTCCGCGACGATGCGCGGCCTGGTCTGGTGA
- a CDS encoding SDR family NAD(P)-dependent oxidoreductase has protein sequence MALEQFQLDGQVAIVTGAGKGVGAGIARVLAEAGATIVGTARTEADIVGTIAGIEAAGGKGLALVADAMSRPDGERVVNTAMERFGRIDILVNNVGGSSYARFLDITDDDFRHTFDWCVTSAFIMSQLAAPHMLDAGHGCIINISSGSARFGIRALTAYCVAKGGLEALTRAMAQELAPKIRVNAIALGSFATDGLKGSLDLMPGSLEKMQEATPLHRLGDVEDLGRLAVYLSTRDCYATNAIFHVDGGIDSNNSPLPIPDY, from the coding sequence ATGGCGTTGGAGCAGTTCCAGCTTGACGGACAGGTCGCGATCGTCACGGGCGCCGGCAAGGGTGTCGGTGCCGGCATCGCCCGGGTGTTGGCCGAGGCGGGCGCAACCATCGTCGGAACCGCACGCACCGAGGCCGACATCGTTGGCACGATTGCGGGTATCGAGGCCGCCGGAGGCAAGGGTCTGGCGCTTGTCGCGGACGCTATGAGTCGTCCCGACGGCGAACGCGTCGTCAACACTGCTATGGAGCGCTTCGGCCGAATCGATATCTTGGTCAACAACGTCGGTGGGTCGAGCTATGCCCGGTTCCTAGACATCACCGACGACGATTTCCGGCACACCTTCGACTGGTGCGTGACTTCTGCGTTCATCATGAGTCAGCTCGCGGCCCCGCACATGCTCGATGCTGGGCACGGTTGCATCATCAATATTTCGTCGGGGTCGGCCCGGTTCGGCATCCGGGCGTTGACCGCCTATTGCGTCGCGAAGGGTGGCCTTGAGGCACTCACCCGCGCGATGGCGCAGGAACTCGCGCCGAAGATTCGTGTCAACGCGATCGCGTTGGGTTCGTTCGCTACCGACGGTTTGAAAGGCAGCCTGGATCTGATGCCGGGCTCGCTGGAGAAGATGCAGGAAGCCACGCCCCTGCATCGCCTCGGCGATGTCGAGGATCTGGGCCGGCTCGCGGTATACCTGTCGACGCGCGATTGTTATGCCACCAACGCCATCTTCCATGTCGATGGCGGCATCGACTCGAACAACTCTCCACTGCCGATACCCGACTATTAG
- a CDS encoding TetR/AcrR family transcriptional regulator, which produces MAVTDKLSLREAKRLQTRERLMGAAIAEFTRAGMAEADVSAIVAAAGVAHGTFFFHFPTKEHVLLELERREEDRIAKQFAQFLKTKHTLAAALNEAVRLVVGLEHRLGYLLFNDFLALHFSQTRPPTEDGRDHPLIVLVAQEIGLAQERGEVDRQVNPMNSAVFFLLGLYALLITTNHWPTGHALLEDYVARTLRSMQP; this is translated from the coding sequence ATGGCTGTGACGGACAAGCTGTCGCTGCGCGAAGCAAAGCGCTTGCAGACGAGGGAGCGCTTGATGGGTGCCGCGATCGCGGAGTTCACCAGAGCCGGGATGGCCGAAGCCGACGTCAGCGCGATTGTGGCGGCTGCGGGGGTAGCCCATGGAACCTTCTTCTTCCACTTCCCCACCAAGGAACATGTTCTGCTCGAGCTAGAGCGCCGTGAAGAGGACCGCATCGCCAAGCAGTTCGCGCAATTTCTTAAGACCAAACACACCCTCGCTGCCGCCCTCAACGAGGCCGTTCGCCTGGTGGTCGGATTGGAACATCGTCTGGGCTATCTGCTCTTCAATGACTTTCTGGCGCTGCACTTTTCCCAAACCCGTCCACCCACCGAGGATGGCCGAGACCATCCTCTGATCGTCTTGGTTGCCCAGGAGATCGGCTTGGCCCAGGAACGTGGCGAGGTGGACCGGCAGGTCAATCCGATGAACAGTGCGGTGTTCTTCCTATTGGGTCTCTACGCCCTGTTGATCACCACGAATCACTGGCCTACCGGCCACGCGCTGTTGGAAGACTATGTCGCGCGGACGTTGCGGAGCATGCAGCCCTAA
- a CDS encoding NAD(P)H-dependent amine dehydrogenase family protein: MTLTQDKAATRKSPSERKYRVIQWGVGNVGTVALRHFAHNPAYELVGVLCNRPEKVGKDAGDLCGKPPTGVLATDDKAAIEALDADCVFYAPLWSDPDEVCRLLRGGKNVVASGGAWWYRTEHSQADIDKIHAACLEGGTSFHAGGINPGFAGDLLVLTLARIVSQIDTIHIYEVVNFGRDTLKYLFEMGMGSDPAGFEDGPNLLGQAWPLFAQSMAMIVEHMGKTVEKYTTEVELGVATRDIPFEGGETSDMPGFKGVIPAGTVARQHHKWTAWVEGRPLIVFHEIYTMDSYDAIEPQEDWPQHYHYRIVIEGDSSTELILQGAQDPAGGYALPGYTWTAMGPANAIPAVCDAPPGFMSHNELGLMPLRGVIRP; this comes from the coding sequence ATGACGCTCACCCAAGACAAGGCAGCGACGCGAAAGTCACCGTCCGAGCGGAAATATCGCGTCATCCAATGGGGCGTCGGCAACGTCGGAACCGTGGCACTTCGCCATTTTGCCCACAACCCGGCCTACGAACTGGTCGGGGTGCTCTGTAATCGCCCGGAGAAGGTTGGCAAGGACGCTGGCGACCTCTGCGGAAAACCCCCGACTGGGGTGCTCGCTACCGACGATAAGGCGGCCATCGAAGCTCTCGATGCGGACTGCGTGTTCTACGCGCCGTTGTGGTCTGATCCCGACGAAGTCTGCCGCCTGCTGCGCGGCGGGAAGAATGTGGTCGCGTCGGGTGGGGCGTGGTGGTACCGAACAGAGCACAGTCAGGCGGACATCGATAAGATCCATGCGGCCTGCCTCGAGGGCGGTACATCGTTCCACGCAGGCGGTATCAACCCCGGTTTCGCCGGAGACCTCCTGGTCCTGACGCTGGCCCGGATCGTCAGCCAGATCGACACGATCCATATCTACGAGGTCGTGAATTTCGGCAGGGATACCTTGAAGTATCTGTTCGAGATGGGGATGGGGAGCGATCCCGCCGGCTTCGAAGACGGCCCTAATCTGCTGGGACAAGCATGGCCATTGTTTGCACAGTCGATGGCAATGATCGTCGAGCACATGGGCAAAACGGTGGAAAAGTACACGACCGAGGTGGAACTCGGGGTCGCCACGCGGGACATCCCCTTCGAGGGCGGGGAGACCAGCGACATGCCGGGCTTCAAAGGCGTGATCCCAGCGGGCACCGTTGCCCGCCAGCATCACAAGTGGACGGCATGGGTGGAGGGCCGGCCGCTGATCGTATTTCACGAGATCTACACCATGGACAGCTACGACGCTATTGAGCCACAAGAGGATTGGCCTCAGCACTATCATTACCGCATCGTGATCGAAGGCGACTCGTCCACGGAGCTGATCCTGCAGGGCGCCCAGGATCCGGCCGGCGGGTACGCGTTGCCCGGCTACACCTGGACCGCGATGGGCCCCGCGAATGCGATTCCCGCAGTCTGCGATGCCCCGCCAGGGTTCATGTCCCACAACGAACTTGGGCTGATGCCGCTGCGCGGCGTGATACGCCCCTGA
- a CDS encoding NAD-dependent epimerase/dehydratase family protein, with the protein MLQDRKILVTGGTGQIAGPIAEDFARDNEVWVAARFSNPDRRAELEALGIKTCLWDLDTGDNSMLPDDFTHVVHSALNLSPEHDRAITINAEGSALLMQHCREAKAFLHVSSTCVYKPHADHPNHAYAETDPLGGLASYAEVYPVAKLTSEGSVRAAARMLNVPTTIARMNVGYSWTGHGGLPVMQYQTFKNGQPWLKPVGYHNIGSPIGGVDIADQAHKLLEIATVPATIVNWGGDDPVTDQQMGEYVAELTGVTASFVESPVNFDSFWSDNTRREQLIGKCSQHWKDGVRDTLCRLGLITAD; encoded by the coding sequence ATGCTGCAAGACCGCAAGATCCTTGTGACGGGAGGTACCGGCCAGATCGCGGGCCCCATCGCGGAAGACTTCGCCCGAGACAACGAGGTCTGGGTCGCGGCGCGGTTCAGCAACCCCGACCGGCGGGCAGAGCTGGAGGCACTCGGGATCAAGACATGTTTGTGGGATTTGGACACAGGCGACAACTCAATGCTGCCGGACGACTTCACCCATGTCGTTCATTCGGCACTGAATCTCAGCCCCGAACATGATCGGGCCATCACTATCAACGCCGAGGGATCCGCCTTGCTGATGCAGCACTGTCGCGAGGCGAAGGCGTTCCTTCATGTATCCAGCACATGCGTCTACAAGCCCCATGCGGACCACCCCAACCACGCCTACGCCGAGACCGACCCCCTCGGCGGACTCGCCAGCTACGCCGAGGTCTACCCCGTCGCAAAGCTCACGTCCGAGGGCAGCGTTCGCGCCGCCGCACGAATGCTCAACGTCCCCACCACTATTGCCCGGATGAACGTCGGATATAGCTGGACGGGTCACGGCGGATTGCCCGTCATGCAGTATCAGACGTTCAAGAATGGACAGCCTTGGCTCAAACCGGTCGGCTACCACAACATCGGCTCGCCCATCGGAGGCGTTGACATCGCTGACCAAGCACACAAGCTGCTGGAAATCGCGACGGTCCCCGCAACGATCGTCAATTGGGGCGGCGACGACCCCGTCACCGACCAACAGATGGGTGAATACGTCGCCGAACTGACCGGTGTGACCGCAAGTTTTGTAGAGTCGCCCGTCAATTTCGACAGCTTCTGGTCAGACAACACCCGCCGCGAGCAACTCATCGGAAAATGCTCGCAGCACTGGAAGGACGGCGTCCGAGACACGCTTTGCAGGCTCGGTCTCATCACGGCCGACTAG
- a CDS encoding cytochrome c oxidase subunit 3, with the protein MSETRQIELAASRRPIPYLPGDGAMWFFVLGDMIIFASYFVAFMIFRAREVNAFTAAQQNLYLDMGVVNTLLLLFSSWIAAQAVLAARAGDAERTTRLLTATATCGAIFIVLKLCEWWLEISAGHTFSGGTFMAFYYVLTGVHMLHVVMGLIILTVVVVYVRTNPIRSQVVEQATTYWHMVDLLWVIIFALLYVMR; encoded by the coding sequence GTGAGTGAAACCCGGCAGATCGAACTAGCCGCGAGCCGGCGCCCAATTCCATACCTGCCGGGTGACGGGGCGATGTGGTTCTTCGTGCTGGGTGACATGATCATCTTCGCCTCGTACTTCGTTGCGTTCATGATCTTCCGAGCTCGTGAAGTCAACGCCTTCACCGCTGCACAACAGAACTTGTATCTCGACATGGGCGTGGTCAACACGTTGCTGCTGTTGTTTAGCTCGTGGATTGCCGCGCAGGCGGTCCTCGCTGCGCGCGCCGGCGACGCTGAACGCACCACGCGGCTACTCACCGCCACCGCAACGTGCGGCGCGATCTTCATCGTGCTGAAGTTGTGCGAATGGTGGCTGGAGATCAGCGCGGGCCACACGTTCTCCGGCGGCACGTTCATGGCGTTCTATTACGTGTTGACCGGTGTCCACATGCTGCACGTCGTCATGGGCCTGATCATTTTGACTGTGGTCGTGGTCTACGTGCGAACGAACCCGATTCGGTCGCAGGTTGTCGAGCAAGCTACTACGTACTGGCACATGGTGGATCTGCTGTGGGTCATCATTTTCGCGCTGCTCTACGTGATGAGGTGA